TTTTCCTTAAGGACTGGGGGAGGAGGGGTAAGTACCTTTTTGGTTTGAAGTAAGGCAGGTGTATACTTTTGACCCAGGGGGACAGAAACATCTCTGGCAGCATCAGAGCTGAAACGCCAGAGGAAGGGGCTCCCCAACAAACAGGGGGCTCCAAGGTGGCCtttcctgctgggagaggaTGCTGTGTCCAGAGGCTGCGTGAGCCAGCTCCCCAAAACCCACGGCAAgtggctgcaggctgctgtCAGCCCAGGGAGTGCTGTGGCCCCACCGTGGCTCCCGtgcctgggagagcagggacgctgctgcagggatgctgtTGGACCCAACATTGCCACCTTTTGGGATTTGCTGGCCAGGCTGAGCCTTGGCActgaggcagcagtggctggatTTCTGTCCATGAATGTCTGCAACATCCTGGTGCCAGGTCAGGCTCTGTGCCTGGCTGTAGCCGTGTGCCTGacgccccagggctgccccagcctgcaggcaggtgttggctgagccctggggccgTGCCTGTGTTCACCTCTCCAGGCTTCTGCCAGGCTtccattcctgctcctctgaCAGCTGGATTTGATGCACACTCGGCTTGGTGCACGGCTTGTCTTTGTGGGCATTTCCCCGTTAaaaaagaaaggggggaaaaaaaaaaaaattgcaaaaattgtTTGCAAAGAAACACGCGCAAACAGTGTTTACAGAAACGCTCACACCTGGGTGGAgatggagctctggggctgctggtgctcaggggaaggagggaaggtgTGGGGGAGAGTTCCCATGTAGGATTCTGAGTTTGTCTCGTTCCCTGTGGCTGGATGAGCACTCAGACTCCTGGGTTCACCCCCACGGGatgctctccctgtgccccccttCCCCACCAGCACCCCGTTATCTCAGGGAGGGGCAGCCCATGGAAATGcccaccctcctgctccctgtgccctgagcgccccttcccctccttcccagcctcgGGTCGCCTATTTATTTATcgatctatttatttatttaagttaTTTATTGGTATTTATTGACAACTGGAAGTCGGGGTGGGGCGGGGGGGGGCTCATTTCTGCTGCACAGTGGGGGCAGCTGGGTCTCCCCcacacccagcccctgcctttggggtgctgctgggctcccCAGGCTCCCATCCCCTTTGGGAGAGGCAGAAGGGGAGCACACGGTGCCCGCGGGGAGGGCACCcggtgctgctccctccctgccctgcccatccctgtttaCTGACCCGGCCTCCTGGTGCCTCTCCCGCTGGATTTGCCCTTTCCAGCCCCTGGAGAGGGCGGGAGGAGCCAGGGTGGGTGAATGTCACTAGGGGGAACAGACCCAACCAGGTATTCTGCTGCCGCGTGGGGAaaatcagagagagagagagagagaggaaagctGGTTCTGCAGAGTGCCTTAAACACAAATGACTTTACCCAGTAGGGGGCTTGGACTTGTGTCTCTGGATGTTGTTACCAACTCGGaaaaaatgttgcatttcaCTTCTCTGGGATTAAAAGAAAACTACTGGAGCTGTACTGGAGCCAAACCTTGTGTTTGCTTGAGTGTCTCTGGCTGGTTTGTACCTCTGGGGCCgtggcagcactggggagggagcaggcaggaattCATGGAATTTTagtggctgtccctgctgcctttaAGCCCGTGGGTCTGGTGACAGAATTTGCTCCACTTTGTCCTTTCTGGTGACAGAATTTGCTCCACTTTGTCCTTTCAGGTGGCTTCTGTGCTGTCCCAGAGAGGttccctgtgctggccctgcggtgccctgccccagggcatgGTCTGAGCAGGCTCTTGGCACAAATCTGCCGTGGGGCTGTGTCCTCACACCTCCAGAAAAATGGGCAGTTGGTTGGAAAGCTTGGAGGGGGCAGAAGTTCCTTTGTCCCTCAGGAAAGCAGATCAAAGTGAGGGAGCAGCAAGAAGCCCAGGAGTTGGTGCAGCCCAGCCATGGGAACTAGGAAGGCTGCCCAGCTTGTTAAAGCTGAAAAGctacactgaaaaaaaagatgtttccCTTTTGAAATTGTAGCTTCCCTCTCCCCTTTCTTGCAGAGTGGAAGAGTGAGAACAAAAGTCAGCCCAGGGACCAACTGTTCCTATCTTCCAGTCAAAATAATACATGGGAATAATAAGGAGTTTCATAATGAAGGTTCATTTTAAAGCCATTTGGGGAAATACACCAATATTCACTGCATAGCTCCTGAAGGCAATTAGAAATTAATAAACctatttttgggggggggggagagaGGGGTAATGAAAGAGGGTTGTGTGTGCTGCCTGAGGTTTGGTCTGGAGGGGGATCTCACTGCCTTTGGTGCTTTGCTCACCTTGAACATCAAAGGCCCACTTTGTGCCCAAGTGATCTGATTTCTTTAACAGCTGCTCCTTTTGGGCAtcgctggctgtgctgggcactcaGGGGTGCTGGCAGCCACCCTATGGGCTATTAGCGAGCAGCTTTCTCTCCTGCTGATAAATTAAACCATTGCTCATCTCTTGACAAATCCCTGAGGAGGAGGTGTGGGAGAGCAGGAGTTTGTCGTGCTGCTcgtgccccaggagcagggaaggacgtgccctgcagccaaggacaaggctgagggacattgttcctgcccagcagggacagcacagctgccttGTCTGAGAGCCTGTGCCCTGGGACAAGCTGTCCCTCCAAAACTCCTTCCTTGCAGAGCAAGAACAAGGGCAGTCTGTGCTGCCTGGGCACAAATCCCAGCCGGCGCCCACAGGGAACGCAGCAAACTTGTGGGAGAGACAAGGGACGCTGCAGGTAGTACTGAAGGTCAGTTTATTTGCTTAATTCCCTCTCCCACAAAACCTGGAAACCGTCACCTTCCAGCAAGAGACAAAGAAAGCATTAAGAGGTGAAAGATttagctctgcagctcctcccctaCTCGTGGAGCACACTGAAAGGCACGCAGCAGCTTGGAGcccccagagctcctggcccagcaggacagccctCCTCAGCACACCTCGGGGCTGGCACCAAACGGGggaggacagcacagcaggagccctgcagtgccagctggggaccaggcagggctgggctgaggcagGGAAACACCCAGGAGTTGGTTCTGAGAGATGGggtggagggacaggagggctGGTTCCGAGCTGgttctgggctgcagggacacgaGGGCTGGTTCTGGGCTGcttctgggctgggctgaggcagGAGAACACCCAGGGGTTGGTTTTGGGGGGATAGAAATGGAGGGACAGGATGGCTGGTTCAGGAGGGTTGGTTCTGGGCTGGTtagagctggcacagggctggttCAGGGCTAATTCTGAGCTGGTTCTGAGCTGATTCAGGAGGGTTGGTTCTGGGCTGGTTCAGGGCTGGTTctgggctggctcagggctgATTCAGGAGGGTTGGTTCTGAGCTGGTTCTGGGCTGGTTCAGGGATGGTTCTGGGCTGGTTCAGGGCTGATTCAGGAGGGTTGGTTCTGAGCTGGTTCTGGGCTGGTTCTGGGCTGATTCAGGGATGGTTCTGGGCTGGTTCAGGGATGGTTCAGGGCTGGTTCAGGGCTGATTCAGGAGGGTTGGTTCAGGGATGGTTCTGGGCTGGTTCAGGGATGATTCTGAGCTGGTTCTGGGCTGGTTCAGGGCTGATTCAGGAGGGTTGATTCAGGGATGGTTCAGAGCTGGTTCTGGGCTGGCTCAGGACTGGCTCAGGAGGGTTGGTTctgggctggtgctgagctggttCAGTGCTGCCATGCAGCAGCAGAGTGCCAGGACGGGGCCGTGGGTGGTGCGGTGTCAGAGGGGCGGGAGCTGGGCTCAGGAAGGCTCTGGCATCCCAGcaggacggacagacagacagacagacaggcaggcAGCCCTCACTCTGGCTGCGGGGTGTAGCGCAGGTACTTCTTGCCCGAGGGCAGCTCCTTGGTGAAGACCCCTTTGGGGAAGAGCTTCTTGGCCTCCTCGTCGGCTAAGGTGGGCACCACCATGACGCTGTCACCGGGCTGGGGGGCACATGGGGACAgtcaggagctggcagggccgGGCACGGGTGACACTGGAGCCAGCAgtgagggcaggctgggggaaaTGCCCAAAGGGAGAGATGTgccacctgccagccctgccagtggCATTCCCAGGGGAATAGGGAGTAAGGAGGGCAGAGTTTGAGCCTCTCTGTGATGCTGGATGGAGCACAGCTTGCCCATTCCTACGGTTCAGGTACCCctgggcaggtgctgctggctgcccctTGAATTCCAAGCCCTTGGGGAAAGATCTGCTTTGCTGGGAGGTGGCcgagccagcccagcccagtgggATTTcatgctgcagcacacaggagcctgcagaggccaggctgctccagctgctgcttcccccagCCTGTGTGCCCCTCCAAGGGGGGCTGGCTGCCATTTCCACGCCTGttcccagtgccctgctccTCACCTTCCAGTCCACGGGGGTAGCGACCTTCTTGtaggctgtgagctgcagggagTCCACCACTCTCAGGATCTCATCAAAGTTTCTCCCAGTGGTGGCTGGGTACAGGATAGAGAGCTTCAGCTTCTTGTCAGGGCCAAAAACGAacacctgagcacagggagacagTGTCAGGGGCTGGGCACGCTTGTGTGGCTGCTCTGCCGGATCTGCTCAGCCCCGATGCTCCTTCCTTGCCTGGGAGATGCTGAGTtgggacagggagcagctgatgcccagggaatgggcttTTGCTCTGGGAGCCCCTGTGTCCCAACACCAGCTCGttttgctgcctgtgccctTCTAGTGCAAGCACGGGAGGGGAAAGGCAAAGCCCGGCAGatccagcactgacagaactGAGTTTGGGACAGGCACAACCAGAACTGGCAGATCACAGAAGCCAagggagccagcccagctgctgggggtggCCATGCCCGTGCAGGGGAGCTGGCCCAGGcgcagggcaggctggcagccgtggctctgtgctctgggacaggcagcacTCACCACACGGGCCGTCAGGGGCATGCCGTCCTTGTCCTGCTCGTCCGGGTCCAGCATGCCCAGCTGCACGGCCAGCTCCCGGTTCTTGTCAGCGATGATGGGGAAGGGCAGCttctctgcaggctgctcccCGTTGTAGGCATTGAtgtcctgcagggacacagcagtggCATGTCCCATCAGTTGCCAGAAAGCGGGTGACAAACCAGAAACCTTTGTGCCTCCTTGTTCGGGAGGTCGTTCTCAGGCTGTCTGTGCTCGCAGCCCGGGCAGCGGGGCATGGAGCAACAGGGAGTTCCTGTTAGTGACACACAGAGAGCTTGAACTGAGCACTGTGccctcttccagctccctcctgcactgctgaCAGGTGTGTTGGCGTCACAGCTGGACTGACTGTGCTGCTAAGGAATTGTTTCTCTGGTGGCAGAGCAAACCAGCTGATGAAGAAAGGCCCAACACTGCACAGGTCTTGTGCAAGGCACCAATTCCATCCCATGAGTCACTCACAGCTTATTTAACTCAAGGCTCTCAAAAAAATCCACTGGAAGCCTGAGAGCAGGTGCTGGGGCACTGCTCACTCCTTTCTGAACCACACCTGGCACAGAAGAGAAAACCATCCCCCTCCACAGCCCTGGAGGCTCTGCCTTGTGAACACGGTTCATGAGGTTGTACTGATCCAAACTGGACCTGcttcacaaacacacacacacaaaaaaatgtattttgagcATCTCTACACTTGGTCTGGACTCACCTGGGGTTGGCAGTGCCACCCTCACAGTGCCagggagccccagcagtgctcggggcagcacaggcagggcactgccagcatcTGAGCAAGCAGAACTCAGGGCTcctgccccaggacagggcagcctgttcctTCCACCCTTTTCACGCTACAAAGAGCTacaagcagtgctgctgtgagccCCCCtcgcagggctgtgctgccttaTCAGCTCAGCTGATAGCTCAGGGTACAAaccccccctgccctccccaggctcTGAGTGTGGggagcaggctgggctctgcacacagggaaCCCAGGGAGGGCAGGTTGGAAATGCTGCCCCTTGGCACTGCTCAGAGCACACcaacagcagcaagagcaggCCCTGCACCCTCCCcgtggctgctggtgctgactAAAGGGGCTGtagccctgccccagctgctcaggATGCTGCAAGCAGGCCAAGTGCTGCACACGTGGCCAAAGGTTtcctttccagctctgctctttgccTGTTTTCTCCCCAGGCCTTTCTgtgtcagcacagctctgcagaaaggggccactgctctcagctgggctgtggccaGGCCTGCCttgcaggggagcagggaattggtgctgctgtcctgcaaacctgccctggcacagcagagcagggaaggagggcagagctgaggagaaATGCAGCTGAATGCTCCCCAGAGTCACAGGAGGCTGCAGATGGACACCAGCAAATGAGAGGCACCCCCTCCTCTCCttagagcagggctggaggatgAGCAGAGTTTCTGAGAGGTATTGTGTGAATCCTATGAAGTGTAACTCGTTCCAAAACGCACGTAATTTCCTGGCCTGGGGAGAACCCAGCCTCACAAGCCACACTGTGCTGCAATAAAACACCCATGACTCCCTCCCCTAATCACTGATTGTCTTTCCAGAGTCCAAGCTGAAACCAGACATCACAGGAGGGGCTGATTCACCAGTGAGTCACCTCGGTGCAGGTATCCCTGGCCAGAGAGAGCACTGGAAGCTctgacagcacagctcagggggCTCAGGCATTCCCCCAGCCCTTGCAGAAGCACAAcctcctgcctggggagctgggatCAACCCCTGGCTGggccagagcccccagccctggagcaagGCTCTGTTCTGTGCCCAGGGATGGCCAAGAACAGCTGGAAGGCACACAGGGACTCCTGGCTGCATCTGGCCCCACCTTCCCAGGCAGATCCCGTCTGAAACCTGGCAGCAGAGAAGTTTCTGTGTCGTTTCCTGCAGGAGTTCAGcctcccctctttcccccttgcaggctgtgccccaggTGAAAGCAGCTTCATCCAGGCAGGGAGCACAGTTGTGTTTGGGAATGCTGCACACAAGGGCTCTGCCCAAAATGCACTCCTGGTCTCGATCCAGTGGCACACAGGCTGCATGGAACACTCCTCACCAGCTGGATCTTGGGCCCTGGAGGATTTCCAGCTGTTTCTGTCTCACAGGTGCTGAGCTGACACTTCCAAACCTCTGGCTCCAAGGCTTCTCCCAGCCTCACCACAGCTTCACTCGCTGCCCCTCCGTGGTTCTACTGGAAggttttcctgctctgcctccccccaGCCAGCACCAAGGCtgttctgcagcttctcctgctctcACCCGAGCTTGTGCCTTGTGAATAATTCCATGGCATCAGCAGAGTCAGCTCGTTGTTCATCTCTTTTTCAGATCACCCGAGTCTGCTGAACCCCACACATCCCTGCAGGATGAAAGAGCTCAGCACTTCCCTCCTTGACACAAATCCCTGCTTTCCTGCAAGAAAGAGCCTGCCCTTCACAGAGCTGACTTGTGGAAAAGCTGCCTGCAAATTCAAAGGCTTTGCAGAAGTCAGCAACACCCTAACACCTCAGCTTTGGCCAAGCAGATGAGTCTCCCTCACAAAAGCACAACACAAATGTTCTGTTCTGGCTAATGACATGTTGTTTGCTAATTTGTCTGCTGGTTTCAGCCAGCTtgagcagcacagaaacctCATTTACTGGGATTTGTACACTGCTTTTCCCAGGCCCTTCTGGGGCTTGCTGGGGCACTGGCCATGCAGCACTCAGGTACAAAGGCTGAT
This DNA window, taken from Melospiza georgiana isolate bMelGeo1 chromosome 9, bMelGeo1.pri, whole genome shotgun sequence, encodes the following:
- the PRDX6 gene encoding peroxiredoxin-6, translated to MPGLLLGDEAPNFEADTTQGRIRFHDFLGDSWGILFSHPRDFTPVCTTELGRAAKLAPEFSKRNVKMIALSIDSVQDHLSWCKDINAYNGEQPAEKLPFPIIADKNRELAVQLGMLDPDEQDKDGMPLTARVVFVFGPDKKLKLSILYPATTGRNFDEILRVVDSLQLTAYKKVATPVDWKPGDSVMVVPTLADEEAKKLFPKGVFTKELPSGKKYLRYTPQPE